Proteins from a single region of Strix uralensis isolate ZFMK-TIS-50842 chromosome 12, bStrUra1, whole genome shotgun sequence:
- the SIAH1 gene encoding E3 ubiquitin-protein ligase SIAH1 isoform X2, with amino-acid sequence MSRQTATALPTGTSKCTPSQRVPALTGTTASNNDLASLFECPVCFDYVLPPILQCQSGHLVCSNCRPKLTCCPTCRGPLGSIRNLAMEKVANSVLFPCKYASSGCEITLPHTEKADHEELCEFRPYSCPCPGASCKWQGSLDAVMPHLMHQHKSITTLQGEDIVFLATDINLPGAVDWVMMQSCFGFHFMLVLEKQEKYDGHQQFFAIVQLIGTRKQAENFAYRLELNGHRRRLTWEATPRSIHEGIATAIMNSDCLVFDTSIAQLFAENGNLGINVTISMC; translated from the coding sequence ATGAGCCGTCAGACTGCTACAGCACTACCTACAGGTACTTCAAAGTGTACGCCATCACAGAGGGTGCCTGCACTGACTGGCACTACAGCTTCCAATAATGACTTGGCTAGTCTCTTTGAGTGTCCTGTGTGTTTTGACTATGTGCTGCCACCAATTCTTCAGTGTCAGAGTGGCCATCTTGTTTGTAGCAACTGTCGCCCCAAACTTACGTGCTGTCCAACTTGCCGAGGCCCGCTGGGCTCCATTCGTAACCTGGCTATGGAGAAAGTTGCCAATTCTGTACTATTCCCCTGTAAATATGCCTCTTCCGGATGTGAGATAACTTTGccacacacagaaaaagcagaCCATGAGGAGCTGTGTGAGTTTAGGCCTTACTCCTGTCCATGTCCCGGTGCTTCATGTAAATGGCAAGGTTCTCTGGATGCTGTAATGCCACATCTGATGCATCAACATAAGTCAATTACAACACTTCAGGGAGAAGATATAGTGTTCCTTGCTACAGACATTAATCTTCCTGGTGCTGTTGACTGGGTTATGATGCAGTCTTGTTTTGGCTTTCATTTCATGTTAGTattggagaaacaggaaaaatatgatGGTCACCAGCAGTTCTTTGCAATTGTACAGCTGATAGGAACACGCAAGCAAGCAGAAAACTTTGCTTATCGACTTGAGTTAAATGGTCATAGGCGGCGATTGACTTGGGAAGCAACTCCTCGATCTATTCATGAGGGAATTGCAACAGCCATTATGAATAGTGACTGTCTAGTCTTTGACACCAGCATTGCACAGCTCTTTGCAGAAAATGGCAATTTAGGCATCAATGTAACTATATCCATGTGTTGA
- the SIAH1 gene encoding E3 ubiquitin-protein ligase SIAH1 isoform X1, with the protein MTGRPAPGFPRAWKGVLRACLPGGGSSRGKEMSRQTATALPTGTSKCTPSQRVPALTGTTASNNDLASLFECPVCFDYVLPPILQCQSGHLVCSNCRPKLTCCPTCRGPLGSIRNLAMEKVANSVLFPCKYASSGCEITLPHTEKADHEELCEFRPYSCPCPGASCKWQGSLDAVMPHLMHQHKSITTLQGEDIVFLATDINLPGAVDWVMMQSCFGFHFMLVLEKQEKYDGHQQFFAIVQLIGTRKQAENFAYRLELNGHRRRLTWEATPRSIHEGIATAIMNSDCLVFDTSIAQLFAENGNLGINVTISMC; encoded by the exons ATGACGGGGAGACCTGCCCCCGGGTTCCCGCGGGCGTGGAAGGGAGTCCTGCGGGCCTGCCTGCCGGGCGGCGGGAGCAGCCGGGGGAAAG AAATGAGCCGTCAGACTGCTACAGCACTACCTACAGGTACTTCAAAGTGTACGCCATCACAGAGGGTGCCTGCACTGACTGGCACTACAGCTTCCAATAATGACTTGGCTAGTCTCTTTGAGTGTCCTGTGTGTTTTGACTATGTGCTGCCACCAATTCTTCAGTGTCAGAGTGGCCATCTTGTTTGTAGCAACTGTCGCCCCAAACTTACGTGCTGTCCAACTTGCCGAGGCCCGCTGGGCTCCATTCGTAACCTGGCTATGGAGAAAGTTGCCAATTCTGTACTATTCCCCTGTAAATATGCCTCTTCCGGATGTGAGATAACTTTGccacacacagaaaaagcagaCCATGAGGAGCTGTGTGAGTTTAGGCCTTACTCCTGTCCATGTCCCGGTGCTTCATGTAAATGGCAAGGTTCTCTGGATGCTGTAATGCCACATCTGATGCATCAACATAAGTCAATTACAACACTTCAGGGAGAAGATATAGTGTTCCTTGCTACAGACATTAATCTTCCTGGTGCTGTTGACTGGGTTATGATGCAGTCTTGTTTTGGCTTTCATTTCATGTTAGTattggagaaacaggaaaaatatgatGGTCACCAGCAGTTCTTTGCAATTGTACAGCTGATAGGAACACGCAAGCAAGCAGAAAACTTTGCTTATCGACTTGAGTTAAATGGTCATAGGCGGCGATTGACTTGGGAAGCAACTCCTCGATCTATTCATGAGGGAATTGCAACAGCCATTATGAATAGTGACTGTCTAGTCTTTGACACCAGCATTGCACAGCTCTTTGCAGAAAATGGCAATTTAGGCATCAATGTAACTATATCCATGTGTTGA